The Biomphalaria glabrata chromosome 15, xgBioGlab47.1, whole genome shotgun sequence region aactTTATGATAATTGTCTTGGTTATAAAAGTAATACACGTACATGCGAACCACGTGACAGATTCACGTGACAGATGGGAGAACACGGAGAAGTGAGAAATATAGATGTACCTAAGTGAGATGGTTGACGTACGAGGCACCGAAACCAGGGCCGACCTTAGGCATAGGGCTAgctacaaaaaaagtaaagttcccctttcagaccttgtggtctatagggcaggtattctgtttctatggcctacggttaacgagggtgtcatgtggccagcacaacgaccaaccgcctttacttttcctcaactaaggtcaggtacccattagagctgggtggactcggttgcacccaaagatcccgaaattaaaaatcccagtcttttccagggttcgaaccccagaccccggttcggaagccatgcgcataaccactcagccaccgcgtcttgTTTTTGGACTTAGTAGAAAAATCGGATTTTGACATCTGTACAAATATGTTTCAGAAGTTTACGGAACGCTAATTGAACGTTGGGGGCGCGGTGGCAAAGTTAGCTAATTGCTTGCGAGGCCCCacttctaagttttttttttacaatagcaaCTTTACTATTAATGAGAtcattatataaacatttattatGCAACAGGAATCAACTCCAACGCAATAGGCGCCATTGGCTTAAAGCTAGGTCAATGGTTCGATTCACTACATATGTTAACCCTTGAAGTTCTACATCTTGGCCTGTGACAAGAGACATAACTgattgtaatattaaaaaaaaaaaaaaagaaaaaagtaaagttcagaccttgagatctataggacagataataataataataatctttattgttcgtaaggaaatttgtcttacaatttgtgcattacaccaaacaaaaaacattttaactataagaaaccaaagtgtacatttacATCAGACTCActtataatttacatgtgacaaagtttatatcagattgttcctatttaatggTTTGCAACTTCCATATgtaaacaagggtgtcatgtggcccgcacaacgaccaaccgcctttacttttccccaactagtgtcaggtacccattagagttagacagactcagaggcgcccttaaaatcccgacattcaaaattcaaaattccaatCTTCtacaggattcaaacccggaactctctgttcggaagccgagcgctttaccgcttagtCTAAAATTGCGGGGCCCTGTTAATAGATCTTAGGAATACAAAATCAAACCATTACTAAGGATTTAGGATGTAACATTTAGTCATTTCTTAGGGATTGGGATGTAACATTTAGCCATTTCTTAGGGATTGAGATGTAACATTTAGCCATTTCTTGGGGATGGGGATGTAACATTTAGCCATTTCTTAGGGATTGGGATGAAAGTTCATGAAACACTAAGCCATTGTTATGGATACAGCATGCATGTTGCATTTAATTATTGGGGGATGTAGCATCAAGTCATAGGGAAGGCAACTGTAACATCTAGGCATCAGATGGTGTTCCTGAGACAGACATCAAAGCATTAACACAGAAAACATAAGACAACGCTGGGAATGTCCAACTCTAGAATAAAATCTTTTgtattgtagatctatataatatatctatgtATGGCTCAAACAGTTAGCAATTAATACATGACTTAATAGTTAGatgaggcgctgtggctgagcggtaaagaaatttgcttccaaaccgggggtcccgggttcgaatcctggtgaagactgggatttttaactttcgcatctttgggcgcctctgggtccatccagctctaataggtacctgacattagccggggaaagtaaaggcggttggtcgttgtgctggccacatgacactctcgttagccgtaggacacagaaacagattacttttccatcatctgccctatagaccacaaggtctgaaagggaactttttaGTAGTTAGATGGTCCAAgtgttttaaagtataaaaccaGATTCTTatacagaaattaaaaaaatcttttattggcacattaacataataaaacatCCTAATAGTTGACTACACTCCTAAAATTATCAAGAATTGATTCTCAATAATCCAGAAGTTAtgtcccttattcaatatcaaacaaaataataaattaccaataattaattgactatttggtaaatttttataatggattcatgtttttaaagtttgaacttgatcagagaataggtgtgggagaaatgacttGTGTAATTATCTAAGGGGGGTCAAACACACCTCTTTAGCCATATTtgtgaatactaaaggattaatttcccttgttggtatcaaacaaaaaaataaaaattaccagTAGttcattgactaattggttacttttttttttatcgattcatgccttgtctatgccaataaataattgtgcaaagtttcaaattgatccgagaatgggtatgggagaaataaagtgtacaaactttttaccagacagtcagagagagtgagttgatataagctttgcaaaaagcGAAACACATACCTTCAAAAGATACATTTCTCAAATAGTCCAACAATCCTGTTTTCTTTATACACTCTGAAGCTTCCTCACCAGTGGCTTGGGGACATTTGTCGGCAATGAGATTGTGCATCGCATGTCCGTACACGTACACCGTATCAATCGCTTTACTGATAAGTCCAAGTCTGTAGAACTTGGAGCTTTGGCTGATTCTCTGGGAATCGTCGCATGTCCTTCGTTTGAAAGAGCAATCAAACGCCCACTCCCAGAATTCTTGAAACCAAGGATTTTTGGTGCAGTTTGGTCTCAGGCTGTCAAAATAATCATTGAACCGCGAGTGTTCCCTTGCAGAGACTTGGAAAGAGAAGGAACCGTAAACAGAAGGTTGGTATTCGATCGGTAAAATGGTCAATCTTTCAGACCAACCATCGCTTCCGATCCAGATAAACTGTTTGGAAACGTTCATCGAGTGAGCCTGTTGGAAAAGTCTCACCATTTCCTCTCCCCCGATGAAAGCCACGACAACTCTAGCTTTAGATTTCTGGAGGAGCTCCTCGATGATCTCTACGTACTCTTCGGAAGTCATGACCAAGGTTGTCTTGCGGTGCACGGCCAAGCAAATGCCGAACGCCTCGGCTCTTTGTTTGAATCGTAAATATGCAGACTCGCCGTAACTCCCTGCCGAGAATATAATGCTGACGTAGGTCCATTTCTGGGCTTGAATGAAGGTCAAAATGGCGTCCACTTGCTGCCTATCAGGTGGGATCATTCGTAGGAAATACGAATGCAGATCTTTGTTGGAAAGCTCATCGCTGGACGACAAGAAGCTTATCTGGGGGATTTTGACGGGCCCCAGCACCAAAGACACCGCCAGGCTGTTGTCGCTCCTCTCCGGTCCAATGACGCCGACCACATCGTACTGGTCAGAGTTGTCGTTAATTTCCATGGTGGTGCAGTTCCTGCGAGGCAAGAACCGCAGAGCTTGCGCCACGGCTGCTGACTCCTTCACGCAGTCATCCACGATGGCATAGCCCAGAGTGATGTTCGGCAGCAGGGCCGGCGACCTGTTGATCTCATCCACAGCGTACACTATGGCCTCGATGTACTGCTGCAATAAGGGAAAGCGAAGCTCGTCCCCGCACAAGTGTTGCGGGTCGTATTTGGTAATGGCGAAGAAGACGCCTAAGTTAACGTCTCCAAGATCTTTATATGCTCTTCCAGAGAGGCCAGGCACGGGCTGGATAGTGCCAACTTCCTCAATTCGAATAAGTGATAATACAATCAAACTTGGTATAAAAAGTTCTCTTTTTCTCAACTTTCTTTTCGTTCTAAacatctttaactctttctctcctaactaacgataccaacgttgattccaccagaatgtggtaaataattatggagagaaagagttaatacaacAGAAGAATAGAAATGTTTACCTGCCAGTGTTTACATTATCACTAGAGcttatttttttctgaagtgTTAGAATAACATAATGAAATTATAAAACatcacatataggcctatatcatgCGTCGATGTAGACACGGCTTAAATCTATACATATCACGATTCCCTAAGAGCTTTCCAAGACAGCAAACTTCCTATAGAAATTGCGACTCTCCTTTGTTAaaagaacagaaacaaaattcagATTGTTCAtcgatgaaacaaaataaatttgtcgTTAAGAACAATTACACCCAGATTTCGTGTCTATAACATCCCTAGATCTACTCACACGTTGAAAGTTGGCAACAATGTAGCTGCATGAAAAATCCATTAACATACAAGCAGACGATCCCAAGCACGTGGCTGGGATATGGAAAGCACGCGAATGCTGTGGTTTGATTAATGGTCGTTTCACTCAGGCATTGTGGGTGTACAATCATTGAGAATATCAATTGACGGCCACTGCATATTTTAGGAATTAATTTGCACcaagaaaaaaagacaagaagAGAGGCAACAGATAGTTACggagagaaaaataaacaaacaaagcaagaaaacaaaaatagggcTGGACCAGCGTCTCACAAATAGAGAATGGCGTACAGCGTCTCACAAATAGAGGATGGCGTACAGCGTCActaattctctctctttctctctttctctctctctctctcttagagCTTATAGCTCTTTTTTGAATTCTTCACAACTTTtcttacaaatattgttttaaaaaatgcagcAAGTTAAATCATTTATCAATAAATCACAATCGATTTGTTACAATAAATTAGCTATGCATAAATATTCATTTATCTAAAACTTAAAGAACAtccaaaattataaaaataatattataagtaAATTAATTACTTTCATTCTCGGTGCTATAGTTGTTGTGTAAaataaccacaaaaaaaaaaaaaaaaaacatctttaaatagAACACGTGTTGGGAAAAATTAAGTGTTTTGTAACTTTTTGTATGCTGCTGAATGTTGAATTCCATTTTCCCATAGTTTTAATAAATCTAATATTCGCTTGTGATTAAGCGAAAGAAATCGCTGTATAGTTACTTTTCCACTACTAATGTCCATACCcattagaggcgcccaaaagatcccgaaattaaaaatcccagtcttcaataggattcaaacctgggaccccccagttcggaagccaagcgctttaccactcagttaCCGCACCTCCTTTTTCAagtatacacaaaaaaaaactgtaaaatatttagaaaaattgtTAGTACCGTTTTCATAATACGCGACCAGTGTCCGCCCAGCTTTTTAAACTCATGAAGAGTTTCCAAGCTAATAGGAGGATTTGTAAAGATTatcagaaataaagatgtagtgcattcttaaaaaagtaaataaagacattttacagatctatttgaagaattttacctggtaatgaacatttaatacacaacaaaaccaaagaatcatatacaacacttaaaaagctgttacatgaaagcatagttaataggattaagtgggggagaggtcttggggtgacagaattcaaggacacattcataaacctaacaaggttacaaaagacagtttgtgtggaaacacaaactcaaaagaggtccacccaggcaggcttcaatatttttagaaagaacatccaaatgaaattatatcaaagacaaatgagagataagaatggagaaagagggttaacagatcttgtgtagtgccccaacggtcccgcagatcaaaggataggtgtaagtgaatgtaaagttagatgtgaacctggcctaactagttccccttttagaccttgtggtctataggacagatgatgtaagttcatctgtttttgtggcctacgattagcgagggtgtcgtgtagccagcacaacgaccactcgcctatacttttccccaactaatgtcaggtacccattagagctgagtggactcagaggcgctcaaagcttccaaagttgaaaatcccagtcttcaccaggattcgaacccgggtaCCCCCGGTTCGaaagacaagcgctttaccgctcagccaccgcgcctcccctggcctaactgatgtcttataattgatctaattgttttgaaaaggctcaatctcttattcgaatcctccaaaaaaaaaaaaaaaaaaaaaattccgcaattaaaaaaatgttcagaaaaatgaagtttttaagattactattcattttaaattattctaacttataatgcatactaattagctttttctctttaaaaaactgcttgcataactgattttaaaaattagatttttcgctttcaaaaaaaaaaagtagccgttgcatcagaactttgaatggtctaaaatattgtgatgtcggattttcaatatcttttctagtttacaagatctaaacgggacagacggacggccatttcgcacaaaactaatagcgtcttttcccctttcctgggccgctaaaaatcaaacatatcccaccaaaagctagagagataagttatagacttatctttgggatgacccctatggttagaagacgggcaaaatgaccgtgaatgtaaattatgccatcttgaaaatgctgataacgagaaacacatgt contains the following coding sequences:
- the LOC106068599 gene encoding metabotropic glutamate receptor 4-like; protein product: MFRTKRKLRKRELFIPSLIVLSLIRIEEVGTIQPVPGLSGRAYKDLGDVNLGVFFAITKYDPQHLCGDELRFPLLQQYIEAIVYAVDEINRSPALLPNITLGYAIVDDCVKESAAVAQALRFLPRRNCTTMEINDNSDQYDVVGVIGPERSDNSLAVSLVLGPVKIPQISFLSSSDELSNKDLHSYFLRMIPPDRQQVDAILTFIQAQKWTYVSIIFSAGSYGESAYLRFKQRAEAFGICLAVHRKTTLVMTSEEYVEIIEELLQKSKARVVVAFIGGEEMVRLFQQAHSMNVSKQFIWIGSDGWSERLTILPIEYQPSVYGSFSFQVSAREHSRFNDYFDSLRPNCTKNPWFQEFWEWAFDCSFKRRTCDDSQRISQSSKFYRLGLISKAIDTVYVYGHAMHNLIADKCPQATGEEASECIKKTGLLDYLRNVSFEGSSGYIQFDDNYNLKGYYEVRQNLPGNPLNLKPVCRIDLDNDTSISVLSNYTWEYVSYAGWPNVPPESVCSPPCGVNEYKVPDLVKCCWDCRECRKNEIVFQNGSSCQVCPKFNWPDPLANFTRCSLIEPTSLLYTKGVVIFEMAAIALGLVTTVFVLIAFIYYKEASIIKAASRELSFLQLIAIMLGFVTILLYVLPPTDQICSVAYCLFCFSLNLLHAPLLVKAIRIYRIFLAPSKCARGLRFISPFSQVVISCLIVLGQVIIVSIVTTLQKPRAMKNQLSLLEREVELSCHMSPAMLVSFLSYNLTIVLLSSVFAFKTRMVPDNFNESRFISVCVTTTLVVWVAFIPTYIHSAKQYLKTLLLTLALLMNHSLALTFLFLSKLFAILYYNKSTAAVNPAEASPAPRFKLSLQHSASYVLPYATTNGQV